The window GGCAGGTCGAGTGTTTTTGCGCCAGTTTCTGGAAGTCAGCGCCTTTTTCCAGTTGAGCAAGGATATCGTTAGCCTGCTGTTCAGTGTCTACCAGAATGTGCAAAGCTGCTGCGGTATTTGCCATGTTGTTACCTTTTTTGCAAAAGAGATTCCGGTGCGCAATGTAACATTTGCAACGCAAGATGTGGACTGCGACGTGCTTTCCTTAATAACAAATCCTCGGTCAAGATCGATACGGCTTTCTGCTACAATCGCCTTCCGTTTTATGAGTGAGCAAGATCGTTATGCGCTTAAACCCCAGCCAACAGCACGCCGTCGAATTCGTCACCGGACCTTGTCTGGTACTGGCGGGTGCAGGTTCAGGCAAGACCCGCGTGATCACCAATAAAATTGCGCACCTTATCCGCCAGTGTGGCTATCAGGCGCGGCATATTGCTGCCGTGACGTTTACCAACAAAGCGGCGCGTGAGATGAAGGAGCGCGTGGCGCAAACGCTGGGGCGCAAAGAAACACGCGGGCTGATGATTGCGACTTTCCATACGCTGGGGTTGGAGATCATCAAGCGTGAATACGCCGCATTGGGGATGAAATCCAATTTCTCCCTGTTCGACGATCAGGATCAGATGGCGCTGCTGAAAGAGCTGACGGAGCAGTGGCTGGAAAATGATAAGGTTCTGCTGCAACAGCTGATCTCGACGATCTCAAACTGGAAAAACGATCTGATCGATCCTGCCGGTGCGGCAGCGACGGCGCGTTCTGAACGCGACAAGCTGTTTGTGCATTGCTATTCGCTCTATCACGAACATCTGCGTGCCTGTAACGTACTGGACTTCGACGATCTGATTTTGCTGCCTACGCTATTGCTGAAGCAGAATGCTGAGGTACGCGAACGTTGGCAGAACCGCTTACGCTACCTGCTGGTGGATGAATATCAGGACACCAACACCAGCCAGTATGAGCTGGTTAAGCTGCTGGTCGGCACCCGTGCGCGTTTCACTGTCGTTGGCGATGACGATCAGTCTATTTACTCCTGGCGCGGGGCGCGTCCACAGAATCTGGTGCTGCTGCAGCAGGATTTCCCCACGCTTGATGTGATCAAACTGGAACAAAACTACCGCTCATCCGGGCGTATTTTGAAAGCGGCCAATATTCTCATCGCCAATAACCCGCACGTCTTTGAAAAACGGTTGTTCTCGGAGCTGGGTTACGGTGATGAGCTTAAAGTGATTACCGCCAACAACGAAGATCATGAGGCGGAACGGGTCGTTGGTGAGCTAATCGCCCATCACTTTATTAAAAAGACCCAGTATGGCGACTATGCAATTCTGTATCGTGGTAACCACCAGTCGCGCCTGTTTGAAAAGATGCTGATGCAGAACCGTATTCCGTATCGCATTTCCGGCGGCACGTCCTTTTTCTCCCGTCCTGAAATTAAAGACTTGCTGGCT is drawn from Pectobacterium aroidearum and contains these coding sequences:
- the rep gene encoding DNA helicase Rep — protein: MRLNPSQQHAVEFVTGPCLVLAGAGSGKTRVITNKIAHLIRQCGYQARHIAAVTFTNKAAREMKERVAQTLGRKETRGLMIATFHTLGLEIIKREYAALGMKSNFSLFDDQDQMALLKELTEQWLENDKVLLQQLISTISNWKNDLIDPAGAAATARSERDKLFVHCYSLYHEHLRACNVLDFDDLILLPTLLLKQNAEVRERWQNRLRYLLVDEYQDTNTSQYELVKLLVGTRARFTVVGDDDQSIYSWRGARPQNLVLLQQDFPTLDVIKLEQNYRSSGRILKAANILIANNPHVFEKRLFSELGYGDELKVITANNEDHEAERVVGELIAHHFIKKTQYGDYAILYRGNHQSRLFEKMLMQNRIPYRISGGTSFFSRPEIKDLLAYLRVLTNPDDDSAFLRIVNTPKREIGPATMKKLGEWAGQRNKGLFSASFDLGLSQSLTGRGLESLQRFTQWMAEIARLAEHEPVAAVRDLIHGLDYESWLYETSPSPKAAEMRMKNVNQLFSWMTEMLEGSELDEPMTLTQVVTRFTLRDMMERGESEEELDQVQLMTLHASKGLEFPYVFLVGMEEGLLPHQSSIDEDNVDEERRLAYVGITRAQRELIFTLCKERRQYGELVRPEPSRFLLELPQDDVVWETERKVVSAQERMQKGQANVANIRAMLAKAKGEGE